TGGTCAAGCGCTTGGAGTTTCTGCCGCAGATCGTCGAGCTCCCTGTTGAGTTCGGCGTGGCGGAGCTTGTTGGCTTGGATGCGTTTGCGATTTTTCGTCGCCTGCGTGAAGTACCAGGCGGCGTTTTCCTGAAGGTTGATGCGTGGCTTGAGCGGAATCGTCACGTCAGACGAGCCGGGGTCAAAGAGGTTCGGCACCGTGATCGAGTCGCCGGAAGGCTCCGCGGTTCCGATTGCGCCGGTCAGCAGGTGGCCGTAGGTTTCGTACTGTTGCGCAAGCTCTTCCGGATCGTGCTTGTCGGCCGAGGCCAGCTCTTTTTCGATCTTGCCGATTTTTGCGCTCAGCTCCCGTTTCACTGAGGTCACCTTTTCCTGCTGGCGCAGGTGGCGGTACATTTTGCGGCTGTAGTGGTTGATCGCGTCGAGCACGCTCTCGAAGGGCGTGAATGGCCCGTCGTCGAGCGGCTCAAACAGCGAGAAGCGCGGCGGCTCGCCGAGGCGTTCGATGACGCACGGAGCAGGGGAGGTCAGGTCGTAAAAGAGCGCGACGAAAGTCCGATGGAGCTGCTCCGGCTCTTTGCTTTCCGCCACGTCGAGCAGTCGCCGCACCAGCTTGCGATCAAAGCCTGGCAGCGCTGTCAGCAATCGCCGGTCGAGTGGTTCGTCCTCTCCTGCCTCTTTTAGTTTTCGCACAAACAGTTCTGGATCGTTGGCGAGAGTTTCCAGCGCTCTGAAGTACGGTATGTCAGCGCTTGTCTCCTCAAACGGTGTATTTTCCAGTTTCCGTCCCTCCTTGAAGGTCTCGACGATCTTGCCGTCGCGCACCAGCAGCACGTTGGTTTCGGCGCTGAACATGCGCAGCACGATGGCGTGGCCATCGTCCAGCTCAAAGCTGATCTGCCGGTCGGCGGGCGAGATCGCTACGCCTGTGACCTGCCGCTCATACACCTCCTTCATGAGCCCGGCTGTGTTGCGGCGTTTGCGGTTCAGCCCTTCCTGCATGTGCAGCGAAAAGTGCGGCGAGCGCACCGTGACGACGAGC
This portion of the Chlorobaculum parvum NCIB 8327 genome encodes:
- a CDS encoding NFACT RNA binding domain-containing protein, with the translated sequence MLRSYFTLYHIADELHERLAGGYLFEIHSQQKNEVMLAFVTPDGRHEQLVVTVRSPHFSLHMQEGLNRKRRNTAGLMKEVYERQVTGVAISPADRQISFELDDGHAIVLRMFSAETNVLLVRDGKIVETFKEGRKLENTPFEETSADIPYFRALETLANDPELFVRKLKEAGEDEPLDRRLLTALPGFDRKLVRRLLDVAESKEPEQLHRTFVALFYDLTSPAPCVIERLGEPPRFSLFEPLDDGPFTPFESVLDAINHYSRKMYRHLRQQEKVTSVKRELSAKIGKIEKELASADKHDPEELAQQYETYGHLLTGAIGTAEPSGDSITVPNLFDPGSSDVTIPLKPRINLQENAAWYFTQATKNRKRIQANKLRHAELNRELDDLRQKLQALDHATGSPESLRRLLETSGSKSDKDQHRKQEKKHPFRAIPLGPNINLYIGKSAANNEKLTFGFAKPNDIWLHARGASGSHCVLKGAGMHNLSEIQRAAEIAAWHSSAKHSELVPVMYTEKKYVKKDRKSPGSVILEREKVVMVKPMKE